A genomic region of Micromonospora sp. NBRC 110009 contains the following coding sequences:
- a CDS encoding glycoside hydrolase family 26 protein has product MVRLTAPRVMMLLTAALLLTYGSVAAPAPAPRGGDGVPPDQLAKAEPGVVVTSGAPTTATAALAMPPRTAPELFPPAGKTFIGVMTAQGPYDFTAVDRFTTAAKRQPQVMLFSSGWATDRFDRTVFDRVRERGMLPMLGWEPWDYRVDTAARKKKISARRIDQIRSAQPAYRLSRIAGGDFDGYLRSWAEGIRSLGYPVAIRFAHEMNGDWYPWCELTNRNRPGDYVRAWRHVHDVFREAGATNVTWVWSANVRWSRSTPKLSAYYPGDAYVDWLGVTGYYGTGAFSAYRSFDAIFKKTIAEMRTLSRKPVVITETGASDATGRKAEWIRETFRVLPRYPDIIGLIWFEVNKELDWRIVSSAAASKAFAQAVAASRYHLTWSPDMVPRTEVGGG; this is encoded by the coding sequence GGTGATGATGCTGTTGACCGCCGCGCTGCTGCTGACGTACGGCTCCGTCGCGGCGCCGGCCCCCGCGCCGAGAGGCGGGGACGGTGTCCCGCCCGACCAGCTCGCGAAGGCGGAACCGGGTGTGGTGGTGACGTCCGGAGCACCGACGACAGCGACGGCCGCGCTGGCGATGCCGCCTCGAACGGCGCCCGAACTCTTCCCGCCCGCCGGAAAGACGTTCATCGGTGTCATGACCGCGCAGGGCCCGTACGACTTCACGGCGGTGGACAGGTTCACGACGGCCGCGAAGCGTCAGCCGCAGGTCATGCTCTTCAGCTCGGGATGGGCGACGGACAGGTTCGACCGGACGGTCTTCGACCGGGTCCGCGAGCGCGGCATGCTGCCGATGTTGGGTTGGGAGCCCTGGGACTACCGGGTGGACACGGCGGCCCGGAAGAAGAAGATCTCGGCCCGCAGGATCGACCAGATCCGGTCCGCTCAGCCCGCCTACCGGTTGTCCCGGATCGCGGGTGGGGACTTCGACGGCTACCTGCGGTCCTGGGCCGAGGGGATCAGGTCACTCGGCTACCCGGTGGCGATCCGGTTCGCCCACGAGATGAACGGCGACTGGTACCCGTGGTGCGAGCTGACCAACCGCAACCGGCCGGGCGACTACGTGCGGGCCTGGCGCCACGTGCACGACGTGTTCCGAGAGGCCGGGGCCACCAACGTCACCTGGGTGTGGAGCGCGAACGTCAGATGGAGCCGCTCGACCCCCAAACTCTCCGCGTACTACCCCGGCGACGCCTACGTGGACTGGCTCGGCGTCACGGGCTACTACGGCACCGGGGCGTTCTCGGCCTACCGGTCCTTCGACGCGATCTTCAAGAAGACCATCGCCGAGATGCGCACCCTCAGCCGGAAGCCGGTGGTCATCACCGAGACCGGGGCCTCCGACGCCACGGGGCGCAAGGCCGAATGGATCAGAGAGACCTTCCGGGTCCTGCCCAGGTACCCGGACATCATCGGGCTGATCTGGTTCGAGGTGAACAAGGAGCTGGACTGGCGCATCGTGAGTTCCGCCG